The following proteins come from a genomic window of Verrucomicrobium sp.:
- a CDS encoding GntR family transcriptional regulator, with product MAVSAFVSRSEGSSEVERVQNGVLDLIRSHQILPGQRLDQRRLAKQLDSTTAPLREALSSLEAKGFLVRERGLGVFCRSYTVRELEEMIEIRGVLEGLAARWAVSRLTPETRKELQRLAVELEQPIPAGGEEQFIRTHVLFHRTIMEVSQNSMLRNLMDHHYLIDAVLGNVAPALWSVQPHDHHSIVEALASGDADRAEAAMRAHIAPTFKSRLEALRQIYGEGPILPTKTA from the coding sequence ATGGCCGTTTCCGCTTTCGTCTCCCGGTCCGAAGGTTCCTCCGAAGTGGAGCGCGTCCAAAACGGCGTGCTCGACCTGATCCGGTCCCATCAGATCCTTCCCGGCCAGCGCCTCGACCAGCGCCGCCTGGCCAAGCAGCTCGACTCCACCACCGCGCCCCTGCGCGAGGCGCTCAGCTCCCTGGAGGCCAAGGGCTTCCTGGTGCGCGAGCGCGGGCTGGGCGTCTTCTGCCGCTCCTACACCGTGCGGGAGCTGGAGGAGATGATCGAGATCCGCGGCGTGCTGGAAGGCCTGGCCGCGCGCTGGGCCGTCTCCCGGCTGACGCCGGAGACCCGCAAGGAGTTGCAGCGCCTGGCCGTGGAGCTGGAGCAGCCCATTCCCGCGGGCGGCGAGGAGCAGTTCATCCGCACCCACGTCCTCTTCCACCGCACCATCATGGAGGTTTCCCAGAACTCGATGCTGCGGAACCTGATGGACCACCACTACCTGATCGACGCGGTCCTCGGCAACGTGGCCCCGGCCCTGTGGTCCGTGCAGCCGCACGACCACCATTCCATCGTGGAAGCCCTGGCCAGCGGCGACGCCGACCGGGCGGAGGCCGCCATGCGCGCCCACATCGCCCCCACCTTCAAGAGCCGCCTGGAGGCTCTGCGCCAGATTTACGGCGAGGGGCCGATCCTCCCCACCAAGACAGCCTAG
- a CDS encoding HigA family addiction module antitoxin, giving the protein MKMKMLPHPTPGETLRQDFMEPLGLKPYGLAKALGVGQTAVGEILAGTRAISTEMALRLEAVTGSSAQFWLALQCACDLAVARENPVLKAKIGEIHRLRTA; this is encoded by the coding sequence ATGAAGATGAAAATGTTGCCTCACCCGACGCCGGGGGAGACTTTGAGGCAGGATTTCATGGAACCGCTGGGGCTTAAGCCTTACGGATTGGCCAAAGCGCTTGGCGTTGGTCAGACCGCCGTGGGGGAAATCTTGGCAGGGACTCGCGCGATCTCCACGGAGATGGCTCTTCGATTGGAAGCGGTTACGGGCTCTTCGGCACAGTTTTGGTTGGCACTGCAATGTGCCTGCGATTTAGCTGTGGCGCGCGAGAATCCTGTGTTGAAAGCGAAGATCGGCGAGATTCATCGCTTGCGAACGGCCTGA
- a CDS encoding iron dependent repressor, metal binding and dimerization domain protein: MSNRPRESGPKGKLSAHHRGGATESMEDYLESIADIIAAQGFVRVTDVAERLDIRRASVSIMIQRLADLGFLNYVPYRGFTLTPRGEEVAARVKERHETLEEFFHLLRLPAEALKRDVEGIEHHVSGDTLRFLRGFIAFWKQHPSLNADYGVFLNRDRTDGA; the protein is encoded by the coding sequence TTGAGCAACCGTCCCCGCGAGAGCGGGCCGAAGGGAAAGCTCAGCGCCCACCATCGTGGCGGTGCCACGGAGAGTATGGAGGACTACTTGGAGTCGATCGCGGACATCATCGCCGCGCAGGGCTTCGTCCGCGTGACCGATGTGGCGGAGCGGCTCGACATCCGGCGCGCCTCCGTCTCCATCATGATCCAGCGGCTGGCCGACCTCGGCTTCCTCAATTACGTGCCTTACCGGGGCTTTACCCTGACTCCGCGCGGGGAGGAGGTGGCGGCCCGCGTGAAGGAGCGCCATGAGACGCTGGAGGAATTTTTCCACCTCCTGCGCCTCCCCGCGGAGGCGCTCAAGCGGGACGTGGAAGGCATCGAGCACCATGTCTCCGGCGACACGCTCCGTTTCCTGCGTGGCTTCATCGCCTTTTGGAAGCAGCATCCCTCCTTGAACGCGGATTATGGGGTGTTCCTCAACCGCGACCGCACGGACGGAGCGTAG
- a CDS encoding phosphatase PAP2 family protein, translating into MRLLWFALIWAAIALPHRLSAGAADTCYYVDPAGVDLAALLGPPPAGQDEIDTLLKLQENRSYDDLSRIAEEVTLNTGVFRDVLGGWFNPQNVPQTELLLDRAEHDLRTVAAAGKDLWHRPRPPMVDTRIQPAIGLPKAPPYPSIHAAVGACWSLILAELLPGKSQELLHRGGQIGSDRSLAGVEFPSDVAAGEKLGNYLACRFLEHPGFRADFQRAQKELEAWLPAGPTGAR; encoded by the coding sequence ATGCGGCTTCTCTGGTTCGCTTTAATCTGGGCGGCCATCGCGCTTCCCCACCGCCTTAGCGCGGGGGCCGCAGACACCTGCTATTATGTCGACCCAGCCGGCGTCGATCTGGCCGCACTCCTCGGTCCGCCTCCTGCCGGGCAGGATGAAATCGACACCCTTTTGAAACTCCAGGAGAACCGCTCCTATGACGATCTCTCCCGCATTGCCGAAGAGGTCACCCTGAACACCGGCGTGTTCCGGGACGTGCTGGGAGGGTGGTTCAACCCGCAGAACGTCCCCCAGACGGAACTGCTCCTGGACCGCGCGGAACACGATCTGCGCACCGTAGCCGCCGCCGGAAAAGACCTCTGGCACCGACCGCGCCCCCCCATGGTCGACACCCGCATCCAGCCCGCCATCGGCCTGCCCAAGGCCCCCCCCTATCCCAGCATTCATGCCGCCGTCGGCGCCTGCTGGTCCCTCATCCTGGCGGAGCTCCTGCCGGGAAAATCACAGGAACTCCTCCATCGCGGCGGCCAGATCGGCTCGGACCGCTCCCTGGCGGGCGTCGAATTCCCGTCCGACGTGGCGGCGGGGGAAAAACTGGGCAATTACCTGGCCTGCCGCTTCCTGGAACATCCCGGCTTCCGCGCCGACTTCCAGCGCGCGCAGAAGGAACTGGAAGCGTGGCTGCCGGCGGGACCTACGGGCGCCAGGTAA
- the can gene encoding carbonate dehydratase: MKLLQNLFDQNAAWANHMLAINPQFFENLSKQQKPKHFWIGCSDSRVPANEIIGLPPGEVFVHRNVANLVVYSDLNCLSTIQFAVDILQVKHIMVVGHYGCGGVRAALENKRVGLADNWLCHLRNVAEKYYEPVHAKEDPNWQCDRLCELNVLEQARHVCQTTVLRDAWARGAEISVHGWIYGLNNGLIHDLDLCVTNAEEGESVFSTAIDKVIDATKA; encoded by the coding sequence ATGAAACTCCTTCAAAACCTCTTCGATCAAAACGCCGCATGGGCCAATCACATGCTGGCCATCAATCCCCAGTTCTTCGAAAACCTCTCCAAGCAGCAAAAGCCCAAGCACTTTTGGATCGGCTGCTCGGACAGCCGCGTCCCGGCCAACGAAATCATCGGCCTTCCCCCGGGCGAGGTCTTCGTCCACCGCAATGTGGCCAACCTCGTCGTCTACAGCGACCTGAACTGCCTTTCCACCATCCAGTTCGCCGTCGATATCCTGCAGGTGAAGCACATCATGGTCGTCGGCCACTACGGCTGCGGCGGCGTCCGCGCGGCGCTGGAGAACAAGCGCGTGGGCCTCGCGGACAACTGGCTCTGCCACCTCCGCAACGTGGCGGAGAAATACTACGAGCCCGTCCACGCTAAAGAAGACCCCAACTGGCAGTGCGACCGCCTGTGCGAGCTCAACGTCCTTGAACAGGCCCGCCACGTCTGCCAGACCACCGTGCTCCGGGACGCCTGGGCGCGCGGCGCGGAGATCTCCGTCCACGGCTGGATCTACGGCCTGAACAACGGCCTGATTCACGACCTGGACCTCTGCGTCACCAACGCCGAGGAAGGAGAGAGCGTCTTCTCCACCGCCATCGACAAGGTCATCGACGCCACCAAGGCCTAA
- a CDS encoding Fe-Mn family superoxide dismutase — MPHVFANHQEKLFAKVKGKTGKISDKTHEEHLKLYTGYVNRTNAIFEELEKLGTPDPANPNHGNQIYSQVRALKIDLTFALGGIKNHELYFNILGGTGKASGKIAELIDRDFGSYENYKKDLKASGLSARGWVWTGLDHTTGKLFNYLGDAQNTYPVWGVTPLLGLDVYEHAYYADFYTARASYIEEFFQFIDWNTVNALLPVS, encoded by the coding sequence ATGCCTCACGTCTTCGCCAATCATCAGGAAAAGCTGTTCGCCAAGGTCAAAGGAAAGACCGGCAAGATCTCCGACAAGACCCACGAGGAACACCTCAAACTCTACACCGGCTACGTCAACCGGACCAACGCCATCTTCGAAGAACTGGAAAAGCTGGGCACCCCCGATCCCGCCAACCCCAACCACGGCAACCAGATCTACTCCCAGGTCCGCGCCCTGAAGATCGACCTCACCTTCGCCCTGGGCGGCATCAAGAACCACGAGCTTTACTTCAACATCCTGGGCGGCACCGGGAAGGCCTCCGGCAAGATCGCCGAGCTGATCGACCGCGACTTCGGCTCCTACGAGAACTACAAGAAGGACCTGAAGGCCTCCGGCCTCTCCGCCCGCGGCTGGGTCTGGACCGGCCTGGACCACACCACCGGCAAGCTCTTCAACTACCTGGGCGACGCCCAGAACACCTACCCCGTCTGGGGCGTCACCCCGCTCCTGGGCCTGGACGTCTACGAGCACGCCTACTACGCCGACTTCTACACCGCCCGCGCCAGCTACATCGAGGAGTTCTTCCAGTTCATCGACTGGAACACGGTCAACGCCCTCCTGCCCGTCAGCTAA
- a CDS encoding 4a-hydroxytetrahydrobiopterin dehydratase: MEMNLVLGAWKEDEAGLHKTFQFQDFRHALSFLVEVGRLAEQAGHHPDVDLRYNKVSLTLLTHSAGRITEKDHSLAAEIDRLPLERIAAGSRALFTAG; this comes from the coding sequence ATGGAAATGAACCTCGTCCTGGGGGCCTGGAAGGAAGACGAAGCGGGCCTGCATAAGACCTTCCAATTTCAGGACTTCCGCCATGCCTTGTCCTTTTTGGTGGAAGTGGGCCGCCTGGCCGAACAGGCCGGGCACCATCCCGACGTCGACCTGCGCTACAATAAGGTCTCACTCACCCTCCTCACCCACAGCGCGGGGCGCATTACGGAAAAAGATCACTCCCTGGCGGCCGAGATCGACCGCCTCCCCCTGGAGCGGATCGCGGCGGGAAGCCGCGCCCTCTTCACCGCGGGTTGA
- the flgB gene encoding flagellar basal body rod protein FlgB — protein sequence MTSGIEKLMNEPTLASLKLTLQEASLRHDALASNVANVNTPGYHRVDVASSFASSLNTALHQIDKGETPTDIPKGTVSVADVQNPARYDGNTVNLDQEMTELMKNQSDFDFSARMLALHYSRVKQAIGGGTSGS from the coding sequence ATGACCAGTGGTATCGAGAAGCTCATGAATGAGCCCACCTTGGCGAGCCTGAAGCTTACCCTTCAGGAAGCCTCTTTGCGCCATGACGCGCTGGCCAGCAACGTGGCCAACGTCAATACCCCCGGGTATCACCGCGTCGACGTTGCTTCCTCTTTCGCCTCCAGCCTTAACACGGCTCTCCACCAGATCGACAAGGGGGAAACCCCGACGGATATCCCCAAGGGGACGGTTTCCGTGGCCGACGTGCAGAACCCCGCCCGTTACGACGGCAATACGGTCAACCTGGATCAGGAAATGACCGAACTGATGAAGAACCAAAGCGACTTCGATTTTTCCGCCCGCATGTTGGCCCTGCACTACAGCCGGGTGAAGCAGGCGATCGGCGGCGGCACGAGCGGTTCCTAA
- the flgC gene encoding flagellar basal body rod protein FlgC gives MANLIPAIDVSGSALQAERTRLEIVAGNIGNAQTTRGPDGKAYQRKEVVFETVANQNGVPAAPGQQIGGVKVAKIVDDPSPGQKLYMPGHPHADAQGFVTMPNVNVVDEMVDMMTASRSFEANLQVIKTGRDMVNRSIAIAEA, from the coding sequence ATGGCAAACCTAATTCCGGCTATCGACGTCAGCGGCAGCGCCCTCCAGGCGGAGCGGACCCGGTTGGAAATCGTCGCGGGCAACATCGGCAACGCGCAGACGACCCGCGGCCCGGACGGCAAGGCCTACCAGCGCAAGGAAGTCGTCTTCGAGACGGTCGCCAACCAGAACGGCGTCCCGGCCGCCCCCGGCCAGCAGATCGGCGGCGTGAAGGTGGCCAAGATCGTCGACGATCCCTCTCCCGGCCAGAAGCTTTACATGCCCGGCCATCCGCACGCCGACGCCCAGGGCTTCGTCACCATGCCGAACGTGAACGTCGTCGATGAGATGGTCGACATGATGACCGCCAGCCGCTCCTTCGAGGCCAATCTCCAGGTCATCAAGACCGGGCGCGACATGGTCAACCGCTCCATCGCCATCGCCGAAGCTTAA
- a CDS encoding flagellar hook-basal body complex protein FliE yields MDPLSAASALTSTPLDPGAAVGQAGTVLQQGNGATFAFKLPQAAEAPQASAAVSGPSQVYAAGAEPTTYTGIVQDMIRQTNQLDQTAGAKVRDVLMGGPTTVNDAMVAEEEAGVAFKLVSQVRNQVVSAYQEVMRMQI; encoded by the coding sequence ATGGATCCCCTTTCCGCCGCCTCCGCCCTGACCTCCACGCCGCTCGACCCGGGCGCGGCGGTGGGCCAGGCCGGCACAGTCCTGCAGCAGGGCAACGGCGCCACCTTCGCCTTCAAGCTGCCCCAGGCCGCCGAGGCGCCGCAGGCTTCCGCCGCGGTCTCCGGGCCCAGCCAGGTTTACGCCGCCGGCGCCGAGCCGACGACCTACACGGGCATCGTGCAGGACATGATCCGGCAGACCAATCAGCTGGATCAAACGGCGGGCGCCAAGGTGCGCGACGTTCTTATGGGAGGGCCGACGACCGTCAATGACGCGATGGTCGCGGAGGAGGAGGCCGGAGTCGCCTTCAAGCTGGTGTCGCAGGTGCGGAACCAGGTCGTCAGCGCGTATCAGGAAGTCATGAGGATGCAGATTTAA